DNA from Streptomyces sp. NBC_01476:
GCCGCGAACCGCCCGCCGCTCCAGCCAGCGCAGTATCGGGCCGCCGTCGGTGGGCGCGTCGGAGCCGTGCCAGGTGACGACCAGCGGGGTGCGGCGTCCGCCGAGCGCGAGGGTGGCCAGCAGTCCGGCCCGCAGCCCGTGCGCGTGCACGACGGCCGCCCCGGTGAACGCCGCTCGCAGCGAACCGACCGCGGGTGCGTCGGTGCTGGTGCTCCGGCCGATGTCGAGCGGCAGGAAACGGGCGCCGGATCTCGTGAAGGCGTAGTCCCGCTCGGTCGTCGCCGGCCCGCACACGGTGACCTCGACCCCGCGGGCGACCAGCCCGCCGGCCAGCGAGCTGACATGCGCTCCCGCGGCCGTGCTCAGGACGTGCACGGCGTGCAGCGTCCCCTGGGCGGGGTGCGAGGTGCTGCTCACGCGGGGAAGGGCTCCTGACTCGGCGCCGGACGTCTCGGATCGGGGGATGGTGCGGTGACCCGTCAAGGATGCCAGCCGGGCCCGCTCACCCGGGCCGGGCATCACCCATACGGGTGTGCCACCCGGCCCCAGGAGTCAAGGTGCCGTATTCCGGGCGCGTTCCACAACCGCCCCCGGGTGGAGATACGGTCACCGGCCGCCGTCATGACGACCAGCAGGGCGGCGTGCAGCACCAGCCCGGTACGTCCATTGGCGGTGACGATGGCGGTACCGAGAGCGGCGCCCAGCGCGTGCGCGCCCGCGTCGCCGAGCATCGTCCGCTCGCTCAGCTCGTCCCCGAGCACGGCCGCGGCGGCGCCCACGGAGGCTGCGGTCAGCACCGCGCCGGGGCCCTTGCGCAGCAGCGCCGGGGCGCCGGCCGCGATCACGGCTTTGGCGGCGCGGCCGGGGGCGACGTCGATGAGGTTCACCGCGTGGGCGGCGCCGGCGATGACCGTGCCGGCCAGCAGCCGGTCCACCGGCCGCGCCTTGAGCAGGGCGCCCGCGGCGAGGCCGGCGGCGCCGATACCGAGGAGTCTGACCCCGCCCGAGGTGAGCCGGCCCGCGCGCAGGGCGCCCAGATGGGCGGCGAACCCCCGGACGTGCGGGCTGCCCTTCTGGTCGTCGTACGCCCCGCAGGCGCCGGCCGCCAGCGCGGCGCCGACCGCGGCGAGGCGGGTTCTGACGCCGACGCCGCCGGCCAGGCCCATCGCGGCTGCCGCGCCCGCGGCCGCCGCGAGGCCGCCGTACAGTTCCACGCCGCGGCCGGCGTGGTTGGTGCGCTGCCAGAGCCGTGCCTCCACCGGGGGGTACCGGCGCAGTTGCTGGTACGCCGCCCTGGTCGCCGCGGCTGCGGCGGCCCCCGCGGACAGCCGCCCGCTCCTGCGTATCCTCATGACCGGACCTCCCTGCCCGCCGTGTGCGGGGGGATCCCCCGCGCGGTCAGCGGGCGGCCTTGGCAGCGGCCAGGAGCTCTTCGGCGTGGGCGCGGCCCAGTTCGGAGTCCTCCAGACCGGCCAGCATCCGCGAGAGCTCCCGCACCCGCGCCTCACCTTCGAGCACGGTGACCCCGCTGCGCGTCACGGACCCGTCGTTGGTCTTCTCGACCAGCAGCTGCCGGTCCGCGAAAGCCGCCACCTGCGGCAGATGCGTGACCACGATCACCTGCGCGGTACGGGCCAGCCGGGCCAGCCGCCGCCCCACCTCGACCGCCGCCTTGCCGCCGACCCCGGCGTCCACTTCGTCGAAGAGGTACGTCGGCACCGGATCGGACCCGGCGAAGACCACCTCCACCGCCAGCATGACCCGGGAGAGCTCACCGCCGGACGCCCCCTTGGCGATCGGCCTGGCCGGTGAGCCGGGGTGCGGTGCGAGCAGCAGCTCGACCTCGTCCACCCCGTTCGGACCGTAGACCACCGCCCGCCCGCCGACGTCCACGCCGGCCGCCGGGTCCGCCGCCTCCGTCTGCCCGATGGCCACCGTGACCCGCGCATGCGGCATCGCCAGCTCCGCGAGTTCCGCGGTGACCGCGGCCGCGAAGCGGTCCGCCGCCTCCTCGCGCGCGTCGGTCAGCGCCTGCGCCAGCCCGCTCAGCTCGGCCCGCAGCGCGTCGCGTTCTGCGGTGAGTTCGGCGATCCGGTCGTCGTCGCCCTCGAGTTCGGCGAGCCGGGCGGCGCTCTGCGCGGCCCAGGCCACCACGCTGTCGATGTCCTCGCCGTACTTGCGTACCAGGTGGGCCAGGACCGACCGGCGCTCCTCGACCGCCGCGAGCCGCAGCGGGTCCGCGTCCAGGTTGTCGGCGTATCCGGCCAGTTCCCCTGCGACGTCGC
Protein-coding regions in this window:
- the recN gene encoding DNA repair protein RecN, translated to MVVSVLEEMRIRSLGVIEDAVVELSPGFTAVTGETGAGKTMVVTSLGLLLGGRADPALVRIGAKQALVEGRLTMDPEARAAVRAEEAGAELDGGELLISRTVSAEGRSRAHVGGRTVPVGLLGELADDLVAVHGQTDQQGLLRPARQREALDRYAGDAVAVPLAKYGHAYRRLREISAELDELTTRARERAQEADLLRFGIEEVSAAEPLPGEDAELSAEAERLGHAEALASAATIAHAALAGNPEDPEGVDATTLVAGAQRALDAVSGHDPVLSALGARLGEIGILLGDVAGELAGYADNLDADPLRLAAVEERRSVLAHLVRKYGEDIDSVVAWAAQSAARLAELEGDDDRIAELTAERDALRAELSGLAQALTDAREEAADRFAAAVTAELAELAMPHARVTVAIGQTEAADPAAGVDVGGRAVVYGPNGVDEVELLLAPHPGSPARPIAKGASGGELSRVMLAVEVVFAGSDPVPTYLFDEVDAGVGGKAAVEVGRRLARLARTAQVIVVTHLPQVAAFADRQLLVEKTNDGSVTRSGVTVLEGEARVRELSRMLAGLEDSELGRAHAEELLAAAKAAR